From the genome of Panulirus ornatus isolate Po-2019 chromosome 19, ASM3632096v1, whole genome shotgun sequence, one region includes:
- the LOC139755534 gene encoding uncharacterized protein isoform X2: MNENVYSSDVKMDGCQVKEHLVDRQPAWKDSFEKDQNKMNFKLDNDLLNVTKCSEKDLSKMLENHPKSYSEADECHQKNHIDMSNNLSTHPEANDHESYCVGRQVIESVSESICIQPMPEMMNLPLQFKHEIDDGELLHEIMDGQPHPEMMVIQPNSRIIDEQSQPGLVKVTQFKQERDDMQLCSEMSDTKAQDDIMNFEHQDLSEDTKNILENKYTRPRRKPKYKCESCDREYAHMRTLESHSRICGKIGKLRKTQCIHPTCTKEFFHKFRMIEHYERDHSDEEGPELKANPNFINPEYICCNCERVFTHLPQLHSHEKICGESVSLRNPSKVGSIKRIFCVDPSCRREFTHKSILSRHIRKEHPKMRPLVEPIPNYCCQNCLRNFTYLSSYRTHEKACGNRSKVKKTPCINPLCKREFFHKCRLIQHVEEEHPEMEYVEPIKETSFKCVKCDREYSHERTLKSHTRKCGKRGKLRKTPCIHSSCTKEFFHKSRMMQHVRKDHPDIEEPHPDSEHGFKCQNCHTVYGHLQSLQRHLEICGIGGKLKKTQCIHPSCEKKFFHISSMMKHMENDHTDMEVNIIEKCFTSLTEFRHWKEDEEMKSFSYFSTRHSVTSNDGKAYLCFVCQYNGPDRYPDTPEKMGRVSSRKWKKRRVKTGIICPARMLVKESSDGSVSVKYVKTHNHDVNKNNVIYPPPGQRTFRKYHISMREVNKKADHVPVDGSDETFRMTSGDTLDTISVSVEEDVISGEMIAEAVMGTGYFDYMVKPNCGYVHTLEKANETVKLFQQRTSSRFICYKVQRSFGRDGWCAENRKILWQQEELRENTLPEFDGVPYILNGTKVLECQYGVNRSAYQKKHNPEKRKEEDSHGHVSKKVDCRAKIFLKDVIKFPDFKVETNSRQEKKIKANLLRLALKDGQVEGERRIYIQLPKEADHCNHEKGPLGRPRKPRGSQLLLHPSWDTYLNDINFLLTFRVTKSLFQFLVNEWQKEEVARLETAGLTAVEMEPLDNQILAALYYLGSTDSLASASTRFRVKASRFHDVIVKFADFLLKQSDMYLKWPPVEERVQIAEIIKQDCGFPGVFGAMDASLIHMMPPAGTDKYNYAYVNEEADTRCAFVLQFIIDHRLIFRDIHLDSPKTGTRIQVFQESDAWLVIQNLTSAETHLVAPAVYPLAPAIMTPHMTEMLSYQEALYNENHQEAHKLTTNAMTVFKSRFRRMQMLDDRVATSAKFVKATCVLHNIALMNEKETVLNDLGLEYNSELDEEGWHTVGVEEVVAEIGILGGEEKRHYLTTVMTPR; the protein is encoded by the exons ATGAATGAAAACGTGTATTCATCGGATGTAAAG ATGGATGGTTGTCAAGTTAAGGAACACTTAGTGGACAGGCAGCCTGCTTGGAAGGACAGCTTTGAAAAAGATCAGAATAAAATGAATTTTAAGCTGGATAATGATTTGCTAAATGTTActaaatgcagtgaaaaagatctttCTAAAATGTTAGAGAACCATCCAAAAAGTTACTCAGAAGCAGATGAATGTCATCAAAAAAATCATATTGATATGAGTAACAATTTAAGTACTCATCCAGAAGCAAATGACCATGAGAGTTATTGTGTTGGGAGACAAGTGATAGAGTCCGTCTCAGAATCAATTTGTATCCAACCCATGCCTGAAATGATGAACTTGCCTTTACAGTTTAAACATGAAATTGATGATGGTGAATTGTTACATGAAATTATGGATGGTCAACCCCATCCTGAAATGATGGTTATTCAACCTAATTCCAGAATCATTGATGAGCAGTCTCAACCTGGATTAGTTAAAGTTACCCAGTTcaaacaagagagagatgatatgcAGCTTTGCTCTGAAATGTCAGACACAAAAGCCCAAGATGATATAATGAATTTTGAACATCAAGATTTATCTGAGGATACCAAGAACATTCTTGAAAACAAGTATACCCGACCTAGACGAAAGCCTAAGTATAAATGTGAAAGTTGTGATCGAGAGTATGCTCACATGCGAACTTTAGAATCCCATAGCAGAATTTGCGGAAAAATTGGTAAGCTAAGGAAGACCCAGTGTATTCACCCAACATGTACAAAGGAATTCTTCCATAAGTTTCGAATGATTGAACATTATGAAAGGGATCATTCAGATGAAGAAGGCCCAGAACTAAAGGCAAATCCAAATTTTATCAATCCTGAATATATTTGTTGTAACTGTGAACGTGTATTTACTCATCTACCACAGCTGCACTCTCACGAAAAGATTTGTGGTGAGTCAGTAAGCCTGAGGAATCCTAGTAAAGTTGGCAGcataaaaagaatattttgtgTGGATCCTTCATGTAGAAGGGAGTTTACCCACAAGTCTATTTTGTCACGTCACATCAGAAAAGAGCATCCAAAAATGAGGCCCCTGGTAGAGCCTATCCCTAATTATTGTTGTCAAAACTGCTTACGTAATTTTACCTACTTGTCAAGTTACCGAACACATGAAAAAGCATGTGGCAACCGGAGTAAAGTTAAAAAAACACCATGCATAAATCCACTGTGCAAGAGAGAGTTTTTTCATAAGTGCAGACTTATTCAGCATGTTGAGGAAGAACATCCTGAGATGGAATATGTTGAACCTATTAAAGAAACCAGTTTCAAGTGTGTAAAATGTGACAGAGAATACTCTCACGAAAGAACCCTGAAATCACACACCCGAAAATGTGGTAAAAGAGGAAAATTAAGGAAAACACCTTGCATTCACTCTTCATGTACAAAGGAATTTTTCCACAAGTCAAGAATGATGCAGCATGTTAGAAAGGATCATCCAGACATAGAGGAACCCCACCCTGACAGTGAGCATGGCTTTAAATGTCAGAACTGTCACACTGTATATGGTCATTTGCAAAGCCTACAGAGACATCTGGAAATTTGTGGTATTGGAGGGAAGCTGAAAAAAACGCAGTGTATTCATCCATCTTGTGAGAAGAAATTTTTCCATATTTCATCCATGATGAAACACATGGAAAATGACCATACTGATATGGAGGTTAATATAATTGAAAAATGCTTCACCTCTCTTACTGAATTTAGACATtggaaagaagatgaagagatgAAATCTTTTTCATACTTCAGCACAAGACATAGTGTAACATCTAATGATGGTAAAGCatatttgtgttttgtttgtcAGTACAATGGACCTGACAGATATCCAGATAcaccagagaaaatgggaagagtttCTTCAAGAAAGTGGAAGAAACGACGAGTTAAGACTGGCATTATTTGCCCCgcaagaatgttagtgaaagagtctAGTGATGGGTCTGTTTCAGTTAAGTATGTGAAGACTCATAACCATGATGTTAATAAGAATAATGTCATTTACCCGCCACCTGGCCAAAGAACTTTTagaaaatatcatatatcaatgaGAGAAGTAAATAAGAAAGCTGATCATGTTCCAGTAGATGGAAGTGATGAAACGTTTAGAATGACCAGTGGGGATACTCTTGATACTATATCCGTTTCTGTAGAGGAAGACGTTATAAGTGGAGAAATGATAGCAGAAGCAGTAATGGGGACTGGTTATTTTGATTATATGGTGAAACCCAATTGTGGCTATGTCCATACTTTAGAAAAGGCAAATGAAACTGTGAAACTGTTTCAACAAAGGACTTCTTCCCGTTTCATATGTTACAAAGTACAGCGAAGCTTTGGGAGAGATG GTTGGTGTGCTGAGAACCGCAAGATTTTATGGCAGCAAGAAGAATTAAGAGAAAACACTCTTCCTGAATTTGATGGTGTTCCATACATACTTAATGGAACTAAGGTGTTGGAGTGTCAGTATGGTGTCAATAGAAGTGCATATCAAAAGAAACACAATCCTGAGAAAAGAAAG GAGGAAGATTCTCATGGTCATGTATCGAAGAAAGTGGATTGTCGTGCAAAAATTTTCTTGAAGGATGTCATCAAATTTCCTGACTTTAAG GTGGAAACTAattcaagacaagagaaaaagataaaagcaAATCTTCTTCGTCTAGCTTTGAAAGACGGCCAAGTAGAAGGTGaacgaagaatatatatacaactgCCAAAGGAGGCTGATCATTGCAACCATGAGAAAGGACCA CTTGGCAGACCTCGAAAACCTCGTGGTAGTCAGTTGTTGCTTCATCCCAGTTGGGATACATACCTGAATGACATCAATTTTCTGCTCACCTTTAGGGTTACAAAATCTTTATTTCAG TTTCTGGTCAATGAGTGGCAGAAAGAGGAAGTGGCAAGACTTGAGACAGCTGGGCTAACTGCTGTAGAGATGGAGCCGCTAGACAACCAGATCTTAGCAGCCCTGTATTATCTTGGGTCTACTGACAGTCTGGCCTCAGCCAGTACAAG ATTCAGAGTAAAAGCTTCCAGATTCCATGATGTTATTGTTAAGTTTGCTGACTTCCTTCTGAAACAGTCTGACATGTACCTGAAGTGGCCTCCTGTGGAGGAAAG GGTACAAATAGCTGAGATTATCAAGCAAGATTGTGGGTTTCCTGGAGTATTTGGTGCCATGGATGCTTCTCTCATCCATATGATGCCACCAGCTGGGACTGATAAGTACAATTATGCATATGTAAATGAGGAAGCAGATACAAGATGTGCCTTTGTCCTACAGTTCATCATTGACCATAGATTAATATTTCGAGATATTCACTTGGATTCTCCTAAGACAGGGACTCGAATTCAAGTTTTTCAG GAATCAGATGCTTGGCTTGTTATACAAAATCTTACAAGTGCAGAGACACATTTAGTAGCACCTGCTGTATATCCATTGGCACcagccatcatgacaccacacatGACAGAAATGCTGTCATATCAG GAGGCATTGTACAATGAGAATCACCAGGAAGCTCATAAGTTGACTACTAATGCCATGACTGTGTTCAAGTCCAGGTTTAGGCGTATGCAAATGCTTGATGATCGTGTAGCAACCAGTGCAAAGTTTGTGAAAGCCACCTGTGTTCTtcataacattgctcttatgAATGAAAAGGAAACA
- the LOC139755534 gene encoding uncharacterized protein isoform X1 — translation MDGCQVKEHLVDRQPAWKDSFEKDQNKMNFKLDNDLLNVTKCSEKDLSKMLENHPKSYSEADECHQKNHIDMSNNLSTHPEANDHESYCVGRQVIESVSESICIQPMPEMMNLPLQFKHEIDDGELLHEIMDGQPHPEMMVIQPNSRIIDEQSQPGLVKVTQFKQERDDMQLCSEMSDTKAQDDIMNFEHQDLSEDTKNILENKYTRPRRKPKYKCESCDREYAHMRTLESHSRICGKIGKLRKTQCIHPTCTKEFFHKFRMIEHYERDHSDEEGPELKANPNFINPEYICCNCERVFTHLPQLHSHEKICGESVSLRNPSKVGSIKRIFCVDPSCRREFTHKSILSRHIRKEHPKMRPLVEPIPNYCCQNCLRNFTYLSSYRTHEKACGNRSKVKKTPCINPLCKREFFHKCRLIQHVEEEHPEMEYVEPIKETSFKCVKCDREYSHERTLKSHTRKCGKRGKLRKTPCIHSSCTKEFFHKSRMMQHVRKDHPDIEEPHPDSEHGFKCQNCHTVYGHLQSLQRHLEICGIGGKLKKTQCIHPSCEKKFFHISSMMKHMENDHTDMEVNIIEKCFTSLTEFRHWKEDEEMKSFSYFSTRHSVTSNDGKAYLCFVCQYNGPDRYPDTPEKMGRVSSRKWKKRRVKTGIICPARMLVKESSDGSVSVKYVKTHNHDVNKNNVIYPPPGQRTFRKYHISMREVNKKADHVPVDGSDETFRMTSGDTLDTISVSVEEDVISGEMIAEAVMGTGYFDYMVKPNCGYVHTLEKANETVKLFQQRTSSRFICYKVQRSFGRDGWCAENRKILWQQEELRENTLPEFDGVPYILNGTKVLECQYGVNRSAYQKKHNPEKRKEEDSHGHVSKKVDCRAKIFLKDVIKFPDFKVETNSRQEKKIKANLLRLALKDGQVEGERRIYIQLPKEADHCNHEKGPLGRPRKPRGSQLLLHPSWDTYLNDINFLLTFRVTKSLFQFLVNEWQKEEVARLETAGLTAVEMEPLDNQILAALYYLGSTDSLASASTRFRVKASRFHDVIVKFADFLLKQSDMYLKWPPVEERVQIAEIIKQDCGFPGVFGAMDASLIHMMPPAGTDKYNYAYVNEEADTRCAFVLQFIIDHRLIFRDIHLDSPKTGTRIQVFQESDAWLVIQNLTSAETHLVAPAVYPLAPAIMTPHMTEMLSYQEALYNENHQEAHKLTTNAMTVFKSRFRRMQMLDDRVATSAKFVKATCVLHNIALMNEKETVLNDLGLEYNSELDEEGWHTVGVEEVVAEIGILGGEEKRHYLTTVMTPR, via the exons ATGGATGGTTGTCAAGTTAAGGAACACTTAGTGGACAGGCAGCCTGCTTGGAAGGACAGCTTTGAAAAAGATCAGAATAAAATGAATTTTAAGCTGGATAATGATTTGCTAAATGTTActaaatgcagtgaaaaagatctttCTAAAATGTTAGAGAACCATCCAAAAAGTTACTCAGAAGCAGATGAATGTCATCAAAAAAATCATATTGATATGAGTAACAATTTAAGTACTCATCCAGAAGCAAATGACCATGAGAGTTATTGTGTTGGGAGACAAGTGATAGAGTCCGTCTCAGAATCAATTTGTATCCAACCCATGCCTGAAATGATGAACTTGCCTTTACAGTTTAAACATGAAATTGATGATGGTGAATTGTTACATGAAATTATGGATGGTCAACCCCATCCTGAAATGATGGTTATTCAACCTAATTCCAGAATCATTGATGAGCAGTCTCAACCTGGATTAGTTAAAGTTACCCAGTTcaaacaagagagagatgatatgcAGCTTTGCTCTGAAATGTCAGACACAAAAGCCCAAGATGATATAATGAATTTTGAACATCAAGATTTATCTGAGGATACCAAGAACATTCTTGAAAACAAGTATACCCGACCTAGACGAAAGCCTAAGTATAAATGTGAAAGTTGTGATCGAGAGTATGCTCACATGCGAACTTTAGAATCCCATAGCAGAATTTGCGGAAAAATTGGTAAGCTAAGGAAGACCCAGTGTATTCACCCAACATGTACAAAGGAATTCTTCCATAAGTTTCGAATGATTGAACATTATGAAAGGGATCATTCAGATGAAGAAGGCCCAGAACTAAAGGCAAATCCAAATTTTATCAATCCTGAATATATTTGTTGTAACTGTGAACGTGTATTTACTCATCTACCACAGCTGCACTCTCACGAAAAGATTTGTGGTGAGTCAGTAAGCCTGAGGAATCCTAGTAAAGTTGGCAGcataaaaagaatattttgtgTGGATCCTTCATGTAGAAGGGAGTTTACCCACAAGTCTATTTTGTCACGTCACATCAGAAAAGAGCATCCAAAAATGAGGCCCCTGGTAGAGCCTATCCCTAATTATTGTTGTCAAAACTGCTTACGTAATTTTACCTACTTGTCAAGTTACCGAACACATGAAAAAGCATGTGGCAACCGGAGTAAAGTTAAAAAAACACCATGCATAAATCCACTGTGCAAGAGAGAGTTTTTTCATAAGTGCAGACTTATTCAGCATGTTGAGGAAGAACATCCTGAGATGGAATATGTTGAACCTATTAAAGAAACCAGTTTCAAGTGTGTAAAATGTGACAGAGAATACTCTCACGAAAGAACCCTGAAATCACACACCCGAAAATGTGGTAAAAGAGGAAAATTAAGGAAAACACCTTGCATTCACTCTTCATGTACAAAGGAATTTTTCCACAAGTCAAGAATGATGCAGCATGTTAGAAAGGATCATCCAGACATAGAGGAACCCCACCCTGACAGTGAGCATGGCTTTAAATGTCAGAACTGTCACACTGTATATGGTCATTTGCAAAGCCTACAGAGACATCTGGAAATTTGTGGTATTGGAGGGAAGCTGAAAAAAACGCAGTGTATTCATCCATCTTGTGAGAAGAAATTTTTCCATATTTCATCCATGATGAAACACATGGAAAATGACCATACTGATATGGAGGTTAATATAATTGAAAAATGCTTCACCTCTCTTACTGAATTTAGACATtggaaagaagatgaagagatgAAATCTTTTTCATACTTCAGCACAAGACATAGTGTAACATCTAATGATGGTAAAGCatatttgtgttttgtttgtcAGTACAATGGACCTGACAGATATCCAGATAcaccagagaaaatgggaagagtttCTTCAAGAAAGTGGAAGAAACGACGAGTTAAGACTGGCATTATTTGCCCCgcaagaatgttagtgaaagagtctAGTGATGGGTCTGTTTCAGTTAAGTATGTGAAGACTCATAACCATGATGTTAATAAGAATAATGTCATTTACCCGCCACCTGGCCAAAGAACTTTTagaaaatatcatatatcaatgaGAGAAGTAAATAAGAAAGCTGATCATGTTCCAGTAGATGGAAGTGATGAAACGTTTAGAATGACCAGTGGGGATACTCTTGATACTATATCCGTTTCTGTAGAGGAAGACGTTATAAGTGGAGAAATGATAGCAGAAGCAGTAATGGGGACTGGTTATTTTGATTATATGGTGAAACCCAATTGTGGCTATGTCCATACTTTAGAAAAGGCAAATGAAACTGTGAAACTGTTTCAACAAAGGACTTCTTCCCGTTTCATATGTTACAAAGTACAGCGAAGCTTTGGGAGAGATG GTTGGTGTGCTGAGAACCGCAAGATTTTATGGCAGCAAGAAGAATTAAGAGAAAACACTCTTCCTGAATTTGATGGTGTTCCATACATACTTAATGGAACTAAGGTGTTGGAGTGTCAGTATGGTGTCAATAGAAGTGCATATCAAAAGAAACACAATCCTGAGAAAAGAAAG GAGGAAGATTCTCATGGTCATGTATCGAAGAAAGTGGATTGTCGTGCAAAAATTTTCTTGAAGGATGTCATCAAATTTCCTGACTTTAAG GTGGAAACTAattcaagacaagagaaaaagataaaagcaAATCTTCTTCGTCTAGCTTTGAAAGACGGCCAAGTAGAAGGTGaacgaagaatatatatacaactgCCAAAGGAGGCTGATCATTGCAACCATGAGAAAGGACCA CTTGGCAGACCTCGAAAACCTCGTGGTAGTCAGTTGTTGCTTCATCCCAGTTGGGATACATACCTGAATGACATCAATTTTCTGCTCACCTTTAGGGTTACAAAATCTTTATTTCAG TTTCTGGTCAATGAGTGGCAGAAAGAGGAAGTGGCAAGACTTGAGACAGCTGGGCTAACTGCTGTAGAGATGGAGCCGCTAGACAACCAGATCTTAGCAGCCCTGTATTATCTTGGGTCTACTGACAGTCTGGCCTCAGCCAGTACAAG ATTCAGAGTAAAAGCTTCCAGATTCCATGATGTTATTGTTAAGTTTGCTGACTTCCTTCTGAAACAGTCTGACATGTACCTGAAGTGGCCTCCTGTGGAGGAAAG GGTACAAATAGCTGAGATTATCAAGCAAGATTGTGGGTTTCCTGGAGTATTTGGTGCCATGGATGCTTCTCTCATCCATATGATGCCACCAGCTGGGACTGATAAGTACAATTATGCATATGTAAATGAGGAAGCAGATACAAGATGTGCCTTTGTCCTACAGTTCATCATTGACCATAGATTAATATTTCGAGATATTCACTTGGATTCTCCTAAGACAGGGACTCGAATTCAAGTTTTTCAG GAATCAGATGCTTGGCTTGTTATACAAAATCTTACAAGTGCAGAGACACATTTAGTAGCACCTGCTGTATATCCATTGGCACcagccatcatgacaccacacatGACAGAAATGCTGTCATATCAG GAGGCATTGTACAATGAGAATCACCAGGAAGCTCATAAGTTGACTACTAATGCCATGACTGTGTTCAAGTCCAGGTTTAGGCGTATGCAAATGCTTGATGATCGTGTAGCAACCAGTGCAAAGTTTGTGAAAGCCACCTGTGTTCTtcataacattgctcttatgAATGAAAAGGAAACA